The following nucleotide sequence is from Roseivirga sp. BDSF3-8.
ATACACGCCGCTTTCCATACTACCCACTGCCATTGAGGCCAGGCTCGCTGCAGCCCTGTTTATATGAATGAAAGCCCTTACCTGTTTTCCATTACCATGAATGCTGATCCGGCGATTAAAATGAGCATCAAGCATAAAACGATTGATCACGGCATCAAATCGCATGGATTTATTGTACCCATAAACATTACCACAACGGATAACCAAGGCGTTCACTTTGTCGGCAAGCCGCTGCACATGTTTCTCTCCACGTAATTTACTTAATCCATAGTAAGTTTTAGCATTTACTGGTGAGTATTCATCCACTTCTTCATCTGTAGCACCATAAACTGAGGTGCTGCTTAGGTAGATCAACTTACTTACCTTCTGTTCTTCTAGCGCATACACTAGTTCAGCAGTACCCCAGTGGTTAACCTGTTCATAGCTATGAGGATCACTATTTGCAAAAGGTGTCGTCACTTTAGCAGCCAGATGATACACTACATCGGCCCCAACCACCTCTTTCTTCAGCTTTCTAGTATCCAAAAGATCCCCTTTTACAAAGTGTACTTTGTTCCCATTAGGAATAGGGTTACCTAGAAAAAGATTATAGTTTGGACGGGAAAGGTTATCGAACAGTACGATCTCTTTTATTTCATCAAGAACTGCAAGCTTTTCCGCCAGGGCTGTCCCGATATATCCGGCTCCGCCGGTTATAAATATTTTCATAACTCTATTTGCTCACAAGGTCCGTGTGAAGCCCACATTCGGTTTTATTTAGTCCATACCAGCGAGCTTCGCGCTCCTGCATGTCAGGATCTATCCTGCGAGTACACGGTTCGCATCCAATACTCATATAGCCCTGAGCGTCCAATGTATGTTCAGGCAGATCATATTCTTTTCGGTACCTAAAGATTTGTCTGGCATTCCAATCCAGCATGGGATGAAATCGCACCGTACCATGCGGAGCAGGCTGCTCAGTTTTCATCGCTTTTCTCACAGCACTCTGATCCCGGCGAACCCCGTTAATCCATACATCATAGGATTGGAGCACTCCTTCCAGAGGCATGGTTTTATTCAGAAAACAACAATAGTCAGGATCTGACGTAAATAGTAAGCGGCCATCACTCCCACACTGCATGTTACGGGGTGTGGAGGTATGAAGGTCAATCAATTTCAGCCCAAATTGCTCAGTGATCAAATCCCGAAAGCGAAGAGTTTCAGGAAAATGGTATCCGGTATTTATGAAGTATACCGGAATCTCTGGCTTAACCCGGCTAATAATATGTAAAAGTACCAAGCTATGAGTTTGAAATGATGAAGTGGTAAACATCTGCTTGCCTTCTTCCTCGTACCGGTCCAGGTAATCCTTAATCTCCGTAATTGTCATATCTACGCGCAATATTGCCAATTCTGCACTAAATTTCCATGTCGGAACGCATTTATACTATTCTGGGTTCACCCTTTTGAAGCATAGGTGGAAACTATCTATAAATCAAATTACATTAGTCGGAAGCAGGTAAAAAGTGGGTATTTCGATGAAGCCATTGCCTTAAACAAGTATGGCTTTCGTATATTTGATACTGGCCAGGTATTTTTGTTTAACAAATAAGGAAATTTTTTAAACAAAGAATCGTAAGTTACGTTCGATAATTGTATGAAAGTAGCCGTCATTCGTAAAGAGCATTTCAATTCTGCCCACAGGTTGTATAACCCTAAATGGACAGACGAAAAAAACGAAAAAGTTTTTGGCAAATGTAATAACCCTAATTTTCATGGCCATAACTATGACCTTTACGTTAAACTGATTGGTGAACCGGATCCCGAAACGGGATATGTATATGACATGAAGGTTTTAAGTGACCTCATTCGTGACAAAGTCATTCAAAAATTTGATCATAAAAACCTAAATCAGGATACCGATGAATTCAGAAGCCTTAATCCGACAGCCGAAAACATTGCAGTGGTTATTTGGAATATTCTGAGAAAAGAAATCGATCCGAGCTTAGAGCTTAAAGTTACTCTTTATGAAACAGAAAGAAACATTGTTGAGTACCCCGCAGATTAATGGTCTGAATATAGATGAAATCGGCGATGAGCATGTCGCCTCTTCCTTCGACACCCCTCTGCGTCCGGATGCTTTTGAAATGGATGATGATCTCAAAATTGAGCTTATCGAGAAGCATTTTAGAAAAATCATGGAAATTCTCGGGTTAGACCTCAACGATGACAGTCTTCAAGGCACCCCCCACCGGGTTGCTAAAATGTATATTAAGGAAGTTTTTAGTGGACTTGACCCTAAAAACAAGCCTAAAGCAACCCTCTTCGATAATAAGTATCGCTACGACGAAATTTTACTCGAAAAAGACATTACTTTTCACAGTAATTGTGAACATCACTTCGTACCAATATATGGCAAAGCTCATGTGGCTTACATAAGTAGTGGTAAAGTAATAGGGCTCAGTAAGATTAATCGGATTGTTCAGTATTATGCTAAAAGGCCGCAGGTACAGGAAAGGCTTACTGTGCAAATTGCCAATGAGCTCAAGGAAACCTTACAAACTGAACATGTAGCTGTAGTGCTGGACGCTTTGCACATGTGTGTGGCTTCACGGGGAGTGAATGACGTTAATAGCAGCACAGTGACCGCCCATTATAGTGGTAAATTTCAGGAAGAAGGCACTAAAAATGAGTTCCTTCGCCTGATAACCTTAGGAGAATAACTTCTATCTGGGCGGTGATGATTTTTTAATAATGGATAGCTACTACCTTGTGGCTATCCTGATATAATTCACCGTAGATATGGGATTTAACTCACAAAATTTTTTAATATTAGGTGCGAATTCAGGCATTGGAGAGCTCATTGCCAGTCAATTAATAGATAAAGGAGCTACTGTATATGGCACTAGCCGCAGCGGTAATGACCTCCCCGATGGGGTAAACAGCATAGCTTTGGACGTAAATGACTTAGATGACCAGTTAAATGATTTGCCTGATCAATTACACGGCGTAGTTTATGCCATTGGCACTATCACCTTAAAACCTTTTCAGGCTCTTTCTTCAGAGCAATTTTTAGAGGACTATACTATTAATGTTCTGGGTGCTGTCAAAGTTCTGCAGAAAGTATATAAAAAACTGGTTAAGGCAGAAAATGCCAGTATTGTTCTATTTAGCACTGTTGCAGCAAAAGTAGGCCTGAATTTTCATACCAGCATAGCATCTGCCAAATCAGCAATAGAAGGGCTCGCAAGATCGCTCGCTTGCGAGTGGGCTCAAAAGAATATACGGGTTAACTGTATAGCCCCCAGCCTTACCGATACCCCTCTTGCAGAAAACCTTCTTAACAGTGAGGATAAGCGTGAGGCAGGAAAAAAAAGACACCCGATCGGAAGATATGGCAAACCAGAAGACATTGCATCCGCTTCTATGTTTCTTCTTTCAGATGAAAACACATGGATAACCGGACAAGTTTTATCTCTTGATGGCGGATTATCAACCTTACGGCCTATTTGACAAATAATTAATTAAACCATTATACCTACAATTACATGCAAACTGTACTTGAAGAAGGCATCTACAACGAACTTGAACTTTACTCCGCAGCAAAACGCGCGAGCATCTTCATTGACCGGAAAAACAACTGTGTAATCGTCCAGGCAACTGACACTTACATACCGATCGAAGAGTTCAAAATAATATTCCATAAGGTTGGCGAATTCGTAAAACAAAATGA
It contains:
- a CDS encoding NAD-dependent epimerase/dehydratase family protein — translated: MKIFITGGAGYIGTALAEKLAVLDEIKEIVLFDNLSRPNYNLFLGNPIPNGNKVHFVKGDLLDTRKLKKEVVGADVVYHLAAKVTTPFANSDPHSYEQVNHWGTAELVYALEEQKVSKLIYLSSTSVYGATDEEVDEYSPVNAKTYYGLSKLRGEKHVQRLADKVNALVIRCGNVYGYNKSMRFDAVINRFMLDAHFNRRISIHGNGKQVRAFIHINRAAASLASMAVGSMESGVYNLVDRNLQVLDIVDVLKEIYPDLEFIFVDQHIGLRELKVNSVKTELDHVLQQNSDDIKSELIDFKNQFSF
- a CDS encoding phosphoadenylyl-sulfate reductase, producing MTITEIKDYLDRYEEEGKQMFTTSSFQTHSLVLLHIISRVKPEIPVYFINTGYHFPETLRFRDLITEQFGLKLIDLHTSTPRNMQCGSDGRLLFTSDPDYCCFLNKTMPLEGVLQSYDVWINGVRRDQSAVRKAMKTEQPAPHGTVRFHPMLDWNARQIFRYRKEYDLPEHTLDAQGYMSIGCEPCTRRIDPDMQEREARWYGLNKTECGLHTDLVSK
- a CDS encoding 6-pyruvoyl tetrahydropterin synthase family protein, coding for MKVAVIRKEHFNSAHRLYNPKWTDEKNEKVFGKCNNPNFHGHNYDLYVKLIGEPDPETGYVYDMKVLSDLIRDKVIQKFDHKNLNQDTDEFRSLNPTAENIAVVIWNILRKEIDPSLELKVTLYETERNIVEYPAD
- the folE gene encoding GTP cyclohydrolase I FolE; amino-acid sequence: MKQKETLLSTPQINGLNIDEIGDEHVASSFDTPLRPDAFEMDDDLKIELIEKHFRKIMEILGLDLNDDSLQGTPHRVAKMYIKEVFSGLDPKNKPKATLFDNKYRYDEILLEKDITFHSNCEHHFVPIYGKAHVAYISSGKVIGLSKINRIVQYYAKRPQVQERLTVQIANELKETLQTEHVAVVLDALHMCVASRGVNDVNSSTVTAHYSGKFQEEGTKNEFLRLITLGE
- a CDS encoding SDR family NAD(P)-dependent oxidoreductase, whose protein sequence is MGFNSQNFLILGANSGIGELIASQLIDKGATVYGTSRSGNDLPDGVNSIALDVNDLDDQLNDLPDQLHGVVYAIGTITLKPFQALSSEQFLEDYTINVLGAVKVLQKVYKKLVKAENASIVLFSTVAAKVGLNFHTSIASAKSAIEGLARSLACEWAQKNIRVNCIAPSLTDTPLAENLLNSEDKREAGKKRHPIGRYGKPEDIASASMFLLSDENTWITGQVLSLDGGLSTLRPI